GGGACAATGGAAATGGATGCAGTGGATTTGTATTTTATCTCTTCCGGTCGCGTATATCTGTCTCGAGTCGGGATGGATCGTTGCAGAAATGGGGCGACAGCCTTGGGTTATACAAGACATTATGCCGACCAATGCTGCAATTTCCAAAATTGCTACCACATCGGTACAAACGACATTCTGGCTTTTTGCTGTACTTTTTACGGTATTGCTTATTGCTGAAGTCGGAATTATGTTGAAACAAATAAAAAAAGGAACTGAACAAAAAATAAGATAATTATGGAACTCAATGAATTTTTTTACCAGCATTACTGGTGGCTTTTAATTGCCGTATTGGGCGCTTTACTGGTCTTTCTGCTTTTTGTTCAGGGAGGGCAGACTCTCATATCTACAATCGGTAAAAAGCCGATTGAAAAAACAATGTTAGTGAATTCTCTCGGTAGAAAATGGGAGTTTACTTTTACGACGCTTGTTGTTTTCGGAGGTGCTTTTTTCGCATCTTTCCCATTATTTTATTCAACCAGTTTCGGAGGTGCTTACTGGTTATGGATGGCGATATTGTTCAGCTTTATCATACAGGCCGTTTCATATGAATATCGTTCGAAAAAAGGAAATTTCTTGGGGACGAAAGTGTATGATGCATTTCTTGTAATTAATGGTTTTGTAGGTATTATTTTACTGGGTGTTGCCGTAGCTACTTTTTTTAACGGTGCCGATTTTAAAGTAGATAAAGAGAATTTGTTAAATGTGGGAATGCCTGTAATTTCTACTTGGCAGAATCCTACTCACGGTCTCGAAGCTATTATCGATTGGAGAAATCTACTTTTAGGAGTAGCTGTATTTTTTCTGGCGCGTGTACAGGCTTCACTCTATTTTATAAATAATATAGACGATCCTATTATTTATAGTCGTTGCCGTAAACAGGTTCTTTATAATGCAGTTCCGTTTTTAATATTCTTTCTTGCATTTGTAGGAGTATTGCTTACTAAGACGGGTTATGAATTTGCCTCATCGACAGAATCTACTATTTATGTACGTCCGTTTAAATATTTCTTTAATCTTATAGAAATGCCTTGGGTATTGGGGCTTTTCCTAATAGGTGTTGTAGGTGTGTTGTATGCTATTATCCGTTCTTATTTCGGAAAAGGGCAGTGGAAATACGGTATTTGGTTTAGTGGTATAGGTACGGTTTTGGTTGTATTGAGCTTATTTTTCTTGGCCGGATACAATAATACTCCGTATTATCCTTCGGCAACAGATATGCAAAGTTCTCTGACGATATATAATAGTTCGTCAAGTCTTTTCACTCTCCAG
Above is a genomic segment from Coprobacter tertius containing:
- the cydB gene encoding cytochrome d ubiquinol oxidase subunit II, which produces MELNEFFYQHYWWLLIAVLGALLVFLLFVQGGQTLISTIGKKPIEKTMLVNSLGRKWEFTFTTLVVFGGAFFASFPLFYSTSFGGAYWLWMAILFSFIIQAVSYEYRSKKGNFLGTKVYDAFLVINGFVGIILLGVAVATFFNGADFKVDKENLLNVGMPVISTWQNPTHGLEAIIDWRNLLLGVAVFFLARVQASLYFINNIDDPIIYSRCRKQVLYNAVPFLIFFLAFVGVLLTKTGYEFASSTESTIYVRPFKYFFNLIEMPWVLGLFLIGVVGVLYAIIRSYFGKGQWKYGIWFSGIGTVLVVLSLFFLAGYNNTPYYPSATDMQSSLTIYNSSSSLFTLQVMSVVSLLIPFVLAYIFYAWRAMDRKPITEQEMESGDHKY